A genomic window from Cucumis melo cultivar AY chromosome 8, USDA_Cmelo_AY_1.0, whole genome shotgun sequence includes:
- the LOC103484749 gene encoding salicylic acid-binding protein 2-like produces MADKEKKKQHFILVHGACHGAWCWYKLKPLLESAGHRVTALDMAASGIDRRDVEEVRTLSEYSKPLLETMDGVVGGGEKVILVGHSLGGLSVALAMEIHPDKIAAAVFLTAYVPDTRHPPSYVLDMYSEKNQREDLLDVEFGSNGITTQTQPFSSILFGPKFLSSYLYHLSPIEDLELAKTLVRPSSVFQENLSKAKKFSEEKFGEVRKVYVICSEDKILKKQFQEWMIKNSGIQNVMEIEGADHMPMFSKTQQLSQCLLHIAKIYA; encoded by the exons ATGGCGGATAAGGAAAAGAAGAAGCAACATTTCATATTGGTACATGGGGCGTGTCATGGAGCGTGGTGCTGGTACAAGCTCAAGCCACTTCTTGAGAGCGCCGGTCACCGGGTGACGGCGCTGGACATGGCAGCCTCAGGAATAGACAGGAGGGACGTGGAAGAAGTAAGGACGCTTTCGGAGTATTCAAAACCACTGTTGGAAACGATGGATGGCGTTGTTGGTGGCGGTGAAAAGGTGATATTGGTGGGTCATAGCCTGGGCGGACTAAGCGTGGCCCTGGCCATGGAGATCCACCCCGATAAGATTGCGGCCGCCGTGTTCTTGACCGCCTATGTCCCTGATACCCGACACCCACCGTCCTACGTTTTAGACATG TACTCGGAGAAGAACCAAAGAGAAGATTTGCTAGACGTGGAGTTTGGTTCTAATGGAATCACCACACAAACACAGCCTTTCTCTTCAATACTCTTCGGCCCCAAATTCTTATCCTCCTATCTCTATCACTTATCTCCAATTGAG gatTTAGAGCTTGCAAAGACATTGGTGAGACCAAGTTCGGTGTTTCAAGAGAATCTATCGAAAGCAAAGAAATTCTCAGAAGAGAAATTTGGAGAAGTGAGGAAAGTTTATGTAATATGCAGTGAAGATAAGATACTTAAAAAGCAATTCCAAGAATGGATGATCAAAAACAGTGGAATTCAAAATGTGATGGAGATTGAAGGAGCTGATCATATGCCTATGTTCTCTAAGACTCAACAACTTTCTCAATGCCTCCTCCATATAGCCAAAATATACGCTTAA
- the LOC103484750 gene encoding methylesterase 10: MNNNNNLHFVLVHGAGHGAWCWFKLLSLLRSAGHHATAIDLASAGTDPTKLDDVASIEEYVEPLMEFIEVLPLQQKVVLVGHSYGGLSISLAMEKFAHRILVSVFVTAYMPHFLYSPATLLQKLFKSLSVETLMDCEFKFGDDPEMPTSVVYGHNFLREKLYKNCSQEDIELGKLLVRPFKMFFEDLSKESVVTEAKYGSVNRVFVFCEGDEVMEGRFQRLMIEEVPPKAVKYIYGGGHMVMLSKPTQLYQHLVEVAESFNSTNQCNDDHDQVFSNL, from the exons atgaataataataataatcttcaCTTTGTTTTGGTTCATGGGGCTGGCCATGGTGCCTGGTGTTGGTTCAAACTTCTCAGCCTTCTCCGCTCGGCCGGCCACCATGCTACTGCCATCGACCTTGCCAGCGCCGGTACCGACCCGACCAAGTTGGATGATGTGGCATCTATAGAGGAGTATGTTGAGCCGTTGATGGAGTTTATTGAAGTTCTTCCTCTACAACAAAAAGTGGTTCTTGTAGGACATAGCTATGGCGGATTGTCGATCTCTTTGGCTATGGAAAAATTCGCACATCGGATTCTTGTTTCTGTTTTTGTTACTGCTTATATGCCTCACTTCCTTTACTCTCCGGCTACTTTAttacaaaaa TTATTTAAGAGCCTTTCGGTGGAGACTTTGATGGATTGTGAATTTAAATTTGGCGATGATCCAGAAATGCCAACTTCTGTTGTTTATGGTCACAACTTTTTGAGAGAAAAGTTATATAAGAATTGTTCCCAGGAG GATATAGAGTTGGGGAAATTGCTGGTGAGGCCATTCAAGATGTTTTTCGAGGATTTATCCAAGGAATCCGTTGTAACCGAAGCGAAATATGGGTCGGTTAATAGGGTTTTTGTGTTCTGTGAAGGAGATGAAGTTATGGAGGGTAGATTCCAAAGGTTGATGATAGAAGAAGTTCCACCAAAAGCTGTGAAATATATTTATGGAGGAGGCCATATGGTTATGCTCTCAAAACCCACCCAACTTTATCAACATTTGGTTGAAGTTGCTGAAAGTTTTAATTCAACAAATCAATGTAATGACGACCATGATCAAGTCTTTAGTAACCTTTGA
- the LOC103484751 gene encoding autophagy-related protein 101 gives MNCEVCQLKELEVEQFEIREVLRCILHTIVFHRALGLVRPRDIDLELFDITYVQCGDIEVEKKIDEKIEQFINWVEKHPNKKSQICLSFYQEKNKQASWFTNKIERFYWEQWYINLHVAQHIKIHSGKTHQQKILVDPGESGLDERSIRRTTLEASLREVLFQVIKFVNEKKDHVPAIPSPDCGVVIFPYEITIPSSSDSAFGMDMIKRMLQTGHPTMLS, from the exons ATGAATTGCGAAGTATGCCAACTCAAAGAACTg GAAGTTGAGCAGTTCGAGATACGCGAAGTTCTGCGCT GTATACTACACACAATTGTATTTCACCGAGCTTTAGGTCTTGTTCGGCCCAGAGACATTGATTTGGAGCTTTTTGATATTACTTAT GTGCAATGTGGAGACATTGAAGTTGAGAAGAAGATCGATGAGAAGATTGAGCAGTTCATTAATTGGGTAGAGAAACACCCAAACAAGAAAAGCCAG ATATGTTTATCCTTTTATCAAGAGAAAAATAAACAGGCCTCTTGGTTCACTAACAAAATTGAACGCTTTTATTGGGAACAATGGTATATCAATTTGCATGTGGCCCAACACATAAAAATACATTCTGGCAAGACTCACCAACAGAAAATTCTAGTTGATCCTGGAG AGAGTGGATTGGATGAGAGAAGCATCCGCAGGACGACACTGGAAGCTTCTCTTCGTGAGGTGTTGTTTCAAGTAATAAAGTTTGTGAATGAAAAGAAGGATCATGTTCCTGCTATACCAAGTCCAGATTGTGGTGTTGTTATTTTCCCCTATGAAATAACAATTCCTAG TTCATCAGATTCTGCATTTGGAATGGACATGATCAAGAGGATGTTGCAAACTGGACACCCCACTATGCTCAGCTGA